The Magallana gigas chromosome 6, xbMagGiga1.1, whole genome shotgun sequence genome includes the window TGGACTCTGGTACACAGTTACCTTTCATTGAGTGGGCGATCAAGGAGGGGTATGGGGTGATTGTGGCCAACACAAACTACAACAAAGCCAACGACAAAAAGGACGGTCAAGAAATTAGGGTAtgtattactgtggaatcattagaattcgaggtggctcaattttcgtggtattcgtgggtagccctcacccacaaatttacatcctctacgaaaactaattattaaagatttagTTTAACttctgaaactgaaaaccgacgcatccacgaaattacatccccataaataagcaaaaatctcacaatccacgaaaattggcccccatgaaattaaatgattccacagtatatatcatctttgtttttttcaataagatgttttccttttttcttgttCTTATCAGAAAGCTCTTTAAAATTTGTCTAATGTTAAATGTTGAACAATATTTATAAGTTTCAAAAAGGGGGTATTCGCAATGCATTGTTTGTACGATTCAAAAGTAGTTTGAGAATGCTACtgcttttgttgattttttccagtttaaaacatttagtggtgaaatttaaatgattcattcattcattatgACTTTTTCtatctttgcaaaaaaaaaggggggggggctttgaCACTTAATTATGATTTGTATGCAGATTATTAATAAGAGGAAGCAAATAGAGCCATATTAACAAAAGCTTAGACTTTCGGTTGGATGTCAGATCTAGTTTGCTCATCAAATCAAGCTGTCAAATATTGACCTCCTTTTTTCTAATTCGTGAAGagaatttcattaatattcatagactgtctaaatttgattttttttccttaaaaaaagtgtcatttgcgttcaatatatttaaatctTGCTTAGCCAATGACTGGACAATTAACCATGAGTAGACCCAGTCTTCATCAAATCGGAGTTTGTAACTTactgcccaaagtccaagctcctgttaaaacgGCTCTACTTCAAAAGATAGCTTTTATCAGTTTgttgaaagaataaaaaaaaatcttagacTTTTTCACATCTATTACAGTACAGTGAGACTCCAGAGGACCACATGGAGTGTGTGTGGAAAAACTTTATACACAAATCCAAGGCTAGTGCCATTGGAATAGTGGCACACAGCTATGGAGGGGTGGTCACCTTAGAACTGGTAATAAGTGTTAAATAGCTATGTAATTAACTTCTGTTATTCATATTAAATCAGAatttctaaaatgaaaaatgttattttttggcAATATTACCAAGATAGACAAAAGTGCCATCCCCCCTTTCCTTTGATTTTTCCCAGAAATGTCACCAAAATTTTTTAGTACATTGTGTAATTATATTTCTGATGTTTGCTAATGTgcattttgacttttttttgcacttctgttgaaaactttttgttaGTTTGTGtaatagacattttttcttgcCCCCCAGCCGCCTTTAAGTACTGTAAACAAAGAAAGTGGATGAGCCTTAGATTGATTACTTTCTTTTACGTAGGCTAAAAACCACATTGATGAGTTTTGGAGGCGAGTGTTTGCCGTGGCTCTGACAGACTCGGTCCACAGCTTTCATCATCAGAATGGAGACGAAAGTGTCATCCATTTCTATACAgaggttaaaaaaattaattttataattaataattatctCAATGGACTCAAAACACATTTATGAGTACATACTAGTACTTGTATATCTaaatgtataaacattgaaGTTGTTACGAATTTTTCGAAATGTTTGTCAAATATCATTGACCTCAAGACAAATTAATTCTTGGAGTCCCAATTTTTGCATCCTATTTGTTACCAAAAATATCTGTGCACATTGACACTGGCACCCAATAATGCCAGTTTCTTGTAATATTAATGCAGCTgataagattttgaaagattacGCTGGTTCCTGCATCCTCTAATTCTGGTCCATGGAGATTGTTATATTGATATCTGTGTTAAATCTTGTTTCAGAGAGCAAAGAACTGGGCGTCGAGTCTGGATGAACTTGATACCCCCATTGAGACATACTCCGACTACTGTCCAACAGTAGCAGCGGGTAAGGATTCAGGTCATGGTTTTACCTCTGTATATCAGGGGTTGTTATTTTATTagattttccacaaattttacTCAGCAGCTAGAGAATGTATATGTCATTGAATAACTTCACTAATCTGAAGAACAGTCTTtctctttgaattgataaaaaattgttaaaaggtACTAGTATTTCTTTTTGGATACAATTACTGCAATCAGACTTTGCTTGgtacaaattgaaaatacaaGTCGGTTCATGCTAAAGTTCCTGATAGACTGAATTTGCTATAGTTGAATTCATTATTAATAACATGTAATGATAATGATCAGAGGTGTGTTCAGTAGAGCAGTGCCCGCTTGTGCTCACCAAAATCCTCTATAcctgcaacacaaattttggcgagtGCTTGTGAGCACTCGCTCTGCTGAACGGGCTTCAGATGTCTTATGCTAGTCCATTGATAAATCCAGATTACTTATTGAAGTAATCTCCCTTGTCCCATTACTGGTACtctgtgtttaatttttaagaatagATATAAATAGCATCAGGACCTGGTACATTGCCtgcatttgattaaaataatatcTGTAGAAGCAGATATATTCATTGGGTTtcaaatttcgttgtttttaaacaaaattaaacttagttgggatttaattttgtgataTCAAAACCTATAAAATGTATCAAGTATCAACTCTATTTATGAATACTTGGGTTAAACTtcatcatgattttaattttgttgattaatactgccaacgaaaattACAAAACTAAATCCTCATCGAAAATTCCTGCTTCCACAGTATGTTATATCTTTGATAAACTTGCAATATGGTGTGTTGACTTATATTGTGTTAAATGATGGACAAAGACTAATGATGAACACTTCTTCCAGGTACTGACAAACATGAATACACAAGTTACAGCAGCAGATTTTCCATATTCAAATTCTTGTCCGAAAAATACAGAGAAATGACAGAACCTGGTGGAGAAAAAGCGGAAAGTTCCGAAAAAGAGAGCTCGGTGAAGAAAGAAGCAGAAGAGACCGCAATGTCACAGGACATTTCAGCCAGTCAAATTGATGTTGAAATGAACTCACAGAATCCCGACGAAAGCCAGAAAGAGGAGTTGTAATTGGTCAATAAATGTTATGTATACATTTAAgagaattatatatttttagggAAATCGTTTTCCTATTTTGACTGCTGCAGTGTTGAATATGCTTTGTGGAAACAGGATGATGCCTAATTTTGTTACCAGCCTTCCTccttttttttatcactgtaaTGGATATAAAAACTGTCTACAGATTTCGACATTggcttaaaatcaattttatattcatcttAGTCAATTTAGTTCTCATTGTGAACTTTCCTTTATTAAAagcaactgattttttttaaatcaacagaTATTTAAGCTATGGAATCTTTTTTGAAGATAACCATGATTTATTTCATAACTTTAATAAATGTATTACTGGTAACCACAGGTATATGCTGAAAAGTATTTTTCAAGGTGAAATactttaaattctaaaaacaaaaaaaaatgaaaataattttgcatttaatttaaaacactttaaaaatatcaacaatgatTGACTGATTCTAAACAATAGTTCTTAAATgagttgttattttttattatttgatctaTTTTTTGTAGatctataatttttaatttgtgaGTTTTCCTACCTTTagcatatttttcatttaggTTTTTGTTATTATAATGAGATCATTTTTggaacatttttgaaacaactTCATATATTGaattagaaaaatgttttaaacttaaagAAAACCATTGTCCTGAAGTTGCTTGCATTGTCAGAATATCATGTAAAGGTTGTTTATACAATattcatttgtacatgtattacgaaGTCATAGGTTTGaatgtaaattgtttttattgatatacacatgtattaacattctactgtatgttgatatttttttcttcaaataaataaaacaataaaatgaaatttaggtTTTTATTTGGTTCCAATGGaatttaaaggtcatatgaaacaatatgtTAAAAACATTGTGTTAAATATGGGAAATTGTTCATtagaatttattaattaaacaattttaattatttatgcaAGGCAGCATTCCTATTTATTTGAAAGTAGTCTAGTATATacgtatgaaataaaaatatgagatcTTACTGTTTTACcaaacatgtacaatgtacatgtagctacagAAAGGAATTTCCGCAGGTTGTAAAATTAACTGCTCCaaaacatttgctagcatttgaacttttcaactgcacttaaaaattttgactgtaacaaatgttttattttttgtctgtaaaCATGCACGAATGCCAAAACGAAAAAAGGTAGAGAAGTTCCACAAGTGGTGTGATTCGGaacctgtatcagccctggAGACCGATACGAGTTTTTTGATGTTACATATTCAAAAAACCtctatttattactaagtatgtcattttaatttaaaattgaagtatcaaatatatcaaacatttcatcggaaatgtaaatcaattagcaatcttcattaattcgGGATTACTCAGACAAAGCCAAACTTCGGATATTTACACGATTCCGCTATGTCCGTTCTTGCACTAATCGAGTTTTACGGTAATTTCAAATTTGCACCTTGAATTACAAATCCGGTAGATATCGCCACATTTCACAACTCACGTGCTTAACAGAAGTTATTCACATGGATAAAGCTTGGAAATTCAAATGGTTATCTGcgtgaaaattaaaattagcaCGTGATTATATGATAGAACATTCTGTTTATTACTTTAAAGTTCAAACCAAAGTGAAACGTTAGTGAATAAATAGGAAGAGATTGTtgattatttataatatcaaaGAAGGTtaacaaatgtacattttataatttatataaaatttataacaaaaacatataaCATTGAGCTGGTGTTTTGCCTTAAAATCATGTGTCTATTTCTTGCAAACACAGATTAAAACAATCTTTTTGAATCTTCTGTCAAGGAATCCGTAAATGAAAGGATTCACAATATTGTTAAGGAAAATGGACCTGGTAACTATTGGCAACACAGCAGACACAATGGGCCCCGGTGGAGCAATGAACCCACCTTTTACCGCAGTCCAAACCGTGATGATCAAATGAGGAAGGTAGCTCAGAATAAAGGCCAGACAAATGGCGAACGCAATTTTGGTGATTTTGTTCTTTGATTTCCCGTCGTTATTTTCGTTTTGCTTTGCGATGGGTTTCTTTGATTCGGTACCATTAGACTGTTTTCTTGCGtctgttgatgacgtcactttgtTGACGTTTACAAGAACAACCGTCTCCTTTCCCTCGCTGGACAGTTTCGTTGAAGACGTTTTTCCCGAGGAGATGGACGATGACTTTGTGGTTCTGAATGTGTTCCGGAATTGTACGTGCTTGAATATTTTCCGACCAATGAGACTGTATATGACAATCAACGAAACAATTGAAACAACAAAGGTGATGAAAAGGATCGCCGCGTGAACAAGCGGATAGATCGTCTTTCTGTACTTGTCGCTTGTTGAACAGTCGTACCCAGTGACATTATTGGGAAGACTCACATGTCTAGTTCCAAGCAAGAACAATATCGGCCATGAGAACAAAATGGCGAGAAGCGCTGCCACTCCACAAAGGACTCTTGCCATGAACACGCTCATTTGTGGCTTCAACGGCCTACAGACTCTTCTGTATCGGTCAGCAGACAGGGCCAATAGAACAAAGATAGACATTAGCGCAACGAAAGTATTGTTAAAGCGGAAAAACTTACAAGCTCCAACTGCATAGAAGGTGTACTGAAAGTTCATTTCAATAATCTCAAACGGCATACAGACTGCGGACCCAACTAAATCGATGAGTGCCAGAGCCACAATGAAGGTCCGGTAGGTACTGCTGTCGAATTTGAGGAGATAGACGAACAGGACTGTTAAGTTTCCTGGAACTCCAATGACTATGAGGATTCCCAGATAGATCATGGGAGCAAGCCGCCTGTGTACCTCGATTTGGTTGAGTTCCTCCAGCGTGAGCATCATCGTTTCATTCCGTACCGACGGGTGGATCTCAGTTGGTTCCGTCGTGAGATTTCCTTGGAAGCTTGTAATAGTCTCATACATTACGGTACCGGTAGACATGATGgttatgaaattattttctcTTTGTTCAATGAAAGACGCACAAAAATCAAACCTCTAAACTCTAAAACAGCTTATATGAATATCTGGTTTGACACAGATTTGTCCCGGCTGGGCAAGAAGTCTCGAGTGCAATTTCCGAAATATATTCAAGAGGCGTATATATCTGCGCACTTTTAAGTAAGCATCAGGAAAGtagtcataattttaaaatgggATTGTTGAATGGGGTCCAACAATTGATTCAGGAAGTGTGCAATTGTCTTTTTGCCTCTTTAGATTGCATTTAGATAGGGAGACAAAAACTTCAGAAGACACAACTTGGAAAAACCTTGTAACTCGTGACTTgcattcatttttgaaaattatagatTATTTCAGGGTGACCATGCATTAAAATGTGCATGTGCATCCCTCgcattgttaattttgtttttctaaagCTCTGGGgggtacttatatttatatatacacacaaaCACTAGTTTATCTATATCCTGAATGGTTTATTGACATCACTTCAGATCGAGGTATTTATTGCgtgctatattttttatttctctaacagtttatttttaattgataagtaaattatcaaaatttttaaacatgtaatagcaattttaattatattactAATAAAAAGCGTTAAAAACACAAGAAAGACATTTATGGACATTGGTATTCAGGAGATTGTTACATGAACTTAATCTGTTATTCGATGCATAAGGCCTTTATGTCCGAAGCAGATTttctttctaaaaatgtatttactaAACTCAATGTAATGCATTACGGGAAGGATGTGTTATTATAGGGTGAGTTAATGTTTAACATTCCTgtttaaaacaagaggcaaaACACTCCTATAATACACTTAACATTAATCATTAGGCTAAGCCGATCCATGTAAACAAATAAACCTTATATACTTTAAAGAATGTAAAATCACTTCAACTTTAGAACTGCAAGAACATATATAAAGAGCCCCTCTGTATTGAAGACTCAAACCTAGTGCAAtacacaggggccaagcccgttttaacattaatttcaatgtaaccatttcaacattaatttcaatgtaaccataaataaagaaagagaataatgacgtatatctccgctattttaatacccatcaacttgaaattcgccatgggtgtatctcagacattactcttccgaaaaatacacgcatattgcgagtgtttaaaaaattaattgatttattaggcttttgaagcgagttGGTAGTTTTTTTaactgggtcagagttcgacccctttatttatttatggttacattgaaattaatgttaaaacgggcttggcccctgttgTGCAATATACGAAGCTGGTGGAGTTTATACTGCACCCACCTGACAGTGGCGGTTTCTATAAATGATCAGCCAGTTCGACCTCGAGAGACCTTACGTATTAAGGACCCTCTCCACTTTGTACTTTGATTTCAGGTCACTTTGCGGGAAATATAAGAGTGATCTGCCTTCgatttcgaaaaaaaattatttcacttGTACATCCGTGTTTGAAAGGAAAGTATTAAAAATAGATACAGGTACCTGTCGCAATATCATTTTCGAAACATaggtaatgattttataatggtgtctgtaactACCGATTTGTCACAAGTTCAGGAAGCCTGCATCGAAAAATCAATACTTAGAACTTGGtgtataaagaagatgggggataAGATAGAGCGCAAATGCTCATTCGTATCAGTCGTgaaatacattttgaatttatttttcccaattaaatccattcaaatatattacatgtataatgcaagtttgcaaaagctgaatttctaactatattcagtttttaaaatatttaacaaacgataagaaaaaaattaccttaaattttggtggtatcgaagcCATAACagaaaaaccctagatatataaggttaatTTATGtcaggtgctctaaccactgagccatttcagacacagtAAATTACTCTGTTTAAATACTATGTGTGACTTTGGTTACGGATTTACGCACttgtatcattttttcaaaacgttcaatcgTTGGgacacaaaatgatatttttaatgtatagttggtcatctctccacatttttgttgactgaaatcggtttgtttttcattagaccttatttaaattatgagaaaaatatggagcacaaaCCCACCCCAttaaagaaaatgccttgaacttctaaaaatgacactatttgcagGTTATGATACGTATActcctgtttgagtcaacatattccaagtattgaacatatttataggttacaaatcaatgatatgttaaatatattttgttttaaatgttttttttaaaaatcagatttattgatatcttaatttttcagtagcttgtccaACCGtttatgggcattttacacgcattatccacccatcttcttcaCTTGATATATTCTGAGCCGTTAATACTTACACCAGAGTGCAATGAATGCTGTGTTAATGAAGAGATAAATGTATGTTTATACTGCATGTGCTCATTCGCAAAACTATACAAGAGAAtttgaagggaaaaaaaaacatccaGCAGATACACGTATTTTAAACGTTCAGTTCTAATCATGCTTTAAGTAAAAAGGGGAAAATATAGTTACTGCTTGATGGAATCGATCCAGCGATCGCAAAATCGTAACCACCAGGCCACGTATACAACACAATAATATTTGAATCTCTTTTTAAATATGTGGCTAAATACATTAATGTTTTGGAAAAGTGACTctttgtctaattttcagtacGAAAACCCACGTTTAACCAAAATTagtttgatatatttacatttgccaatacatgtatgttctttATATAAACCTttagaatagcgaaaacgttcaattctgtatgaattTTTTCACGACGTCACCATGATCATAACACGCACTTGTCGCTTGCCAGTTGGATAAttagaaacaaaaaaatcagtaattttaacaattctgaAAGATTTTCCTTttcagatgtaaatataaataataaacagcaatgttaaaatattaagcGGGATATGAAGTTAGTTGCtacatgatcaaatcttctAAAAGCCCAaatcacaggatttgatcacgtgaccaaccaagttcatatcccgatggactttttaacttgctgtttatttcttaaataaacgcGTATAACAATACCTGTATAACATAGTTTTAATCGAATTTCTTTGGTTTATTTTGGTTCAAACACTTTTATAACCCAATTTTTATTgcatactgattttttttttcacttcccTCACAAAACCTAAGGATTATAATGATCATATCGTGTAAGATAACGAAGACCCGTTTAACTAGGCAATTGGAAATTTGCGTTtctttccaaatattttaacaaaattattgtatgatattgaaaatgtttattttaggCGAAATCGTATACATTTTGTGCAACATGTAAGTGCACTATCCCTCTTTTTCGGCAAAAACTATGGCAACGTTTTCTACTTTTATAGCATGGTAGATTTATAACTTTGCACGATAGCTTTAAGTAAGTTCTGTTGTATTGATCTGGCATATATTGTATGAAGAAAACGATGGGTAGTCACAGAAATTTTTAATCCCAACAACCCTTAACGAGGGTTTAGAACGCTAGATCTAGTACATTACTTTGTAAATAGTCGATTCCCTTGATAAATTCCCCAACA containing:
- the LOC105317549 gene encoding cotranscriptional regulator ARB2A isoform X1, which produces MGFIFSKISKLWSFICRMATGEEEEVFDFPKTLEEFKFYFNKEGQLRNVETDEPFNFVVDPDNHKYNQKRYEALGNIITDHVYKLLEDHKLRRVKIPVDPKPEEPTSFFYMSEDALEKDKLLILIHGNGVVRAGQWARRLIINDCLDSGTQLPFIEWAIKEGYGVIVANTNYNKANDKKDGQEIRYSETPEDHMECVWKNFIHKSKASAIGIVAHSYGGVVTLELAKNHIDEFWRRVFAVALTDSVHSFHHQNGDESVIHFYTERAKNWASSLDELDTPIETYSDYCPTVAAGTDKHEYTSYSSRFSIFKFLSEKYREMTEPGGEKAESSEKESSVKKEAEETAMSQDISASQIDVEMNSQNPDESQKEEL
- the LOC105317549 gene encoding cotranscriptional regulator ARB2A isoform X2 — encoded protein: MATGEEEEVFDFPKTLEEFKFYFNKEGQLRNVETDEPFNFVVDPDNHKYNQKRYEALGNIITDHVYKLLEDHKLRRVKIPVDPKPEEPTSFFYMSEDALEKDKLLILIHGNGVVRAGQWARRLIINDCLDSGTQLPFIEWAIKEGYGVIVANTNYNKANDKKDGQEIRYSETPEDHMECVWKNFIHKSKASAIGIVAHSYGGVVTLELAKNHIDEFWRRVFAVALTDSVHSFHHQNGDESVIHFYTERAKNWASSLDELDTPIETYSDYCPTVAAGTDKHEYTSYSSRFSIFKFLSEKYREMTEPGGEKAESSEKESSVKKEAEETAMSQDISASQIDVEMNSQNPDESQKEEL
- the LOC105317546 gene encoding cholecystokinin receptor; this encodes MSTGTVMYETITSFQGNLTTEPTEIHPSVRNETMMLTLEELNQIEVHRRLAPMIYLGILIVIGVPGNLTVLFVYLLKFDSSTYRTFIVALALIDLVGSAVCMPFEIIEMNFQYTFYAVGACKFFRFNNTFVALMSIFVLLALSADRYRRVCRPLKPQMSVFMARVLCGVAALLAILFSWPILFLLGTRHVSLPNNVTGYDCSTSDKYRKTIYPLVHAAILFITFVVSIVSLIVIYSLIGRKIFKHVQFRNTFRTTKSSSISSGKTSSTKLSSEGKETVVLVNVNKVTSSTDARKQSNGTESKKPIAKQNENNDGKSKNKITKIAFAICLAFILSYLPHLIITVWTAVKGGFIAPPGPIVSAVLPIVTRSIFLNNIVNPFIYGFLDRRFKKIVLICVCKK